The genomic stretch AGACTTGTCGAGTGTCACTTTGACGCTCTTGTTGATCCCGGCTTCGTCGCGCATGATCTCAGAGTATCTCTTCATGGCGTTCGGAATCACCGCCTCCACGAGGCCTTTGTCCATCTCGCGGCAGCGAACTATGACCTCGCTCtccagcagacgcagcagacccTGAGGAGAAAGGAAGCGCCCATGTCACACACGAATACAGATATGACAGTAGGCATCCTCTATACCGGAAAATATAATACTTATGTACGCAGCTTCTAGGGCGGTTTTTGTACATGCGCTGCGAGCGTGAGTTTCCACCTTTCGCGTCATTCCGCCGTACGATACCCAAACACGCACCTGGACAATCAAGTCCTCAAGCAGTTTCTGGTATTTGCCCGAATCCTGGCTGACAGTGGAGAGCTGGGAAAGAGCCTGGTTGTAGACCTCAGACAAAACCTGATCCTGAGCCGCAATGCGACGCAGTCGCGCCTTGTTGACGGCAGTCGAGCGATCGCTGAACAGACAAAGCAACATACACATCACGAAGGAAAATTACACACACAACGACAcgcacaaatatatatatatatatatatttgtttGACTCCAGACCGCGCGACACCAGATCGCGTCGCGGTGTGGACAGAAGGGGATACACATGCAGAATGAGGCACAAGGGAGGACACGCGAAGGCCACTATTCAGCTTCTCGCTGGGGGTTCCCCCCTCAAGAGTCTGGCGGGAATAGTCGGTTTTCTTTTCCGGCACTCTGAACGCCCGTCCTGCAGCTACCTCTCTAGATGTTGAAGACACCAGCAAACGCCCTGGGCTTCACCGTTATGCTGACAACAGATTACCCCGAGACGAAAGTCTCCTTCGTGCTTACATGGCTCTCTGAGTCTcgagcttcttcgccttcttttcgTATTCCTGGCGAATCTTGTCTTTCATCTGCTGCACGAGCTTCAGCTTTTCAATGTTGAAGTCCTCCAGCGAGCGAGCCTCGATCTCCTGCGCCTTGTCGCGGGCCTCGTTCAAAATGAACTTCACCATCTGCTGGATTTGTCTCTGAGCCTCAGCGTCGTCCTGCGAAGAAAACCCCGACAAACGTCGATTCATTTGCAGGGCCGACAATGTACTCTGCACAATTCTTTGCatgccgcgagcgagagggcggaggtccgctcgctcgctttctctACGTGCCAACACGGAAAGGCCAAAAACGAAACACGTGGAAGATAGCGAGTTGACAAGTAGAGATGGCATCGCCACAGCACTCGCCACTTCAGCAGTAACCGGGTGCTTTTCCTTCCATGTATTTTTGTTTCCCCGCGGAAGTGCCTGTCGCGAGCCCAGCCGCCCCAGGTCTCTGTTCTACGGTTGAGCACTACGGGACCAAAGGCGAAACAGGCTGACGCAAGAGGGAGGGGTGCgggagaggccgcagaaCTAGAGGGGGGCTCGCCAGTTCACTCGCAGGTAGCCAGAAACGGCAGGGGCGACTCACAGAAGGCGAAACTGGCGCGGCCAATGCATAGACAAAGAAGTTAtaatcccccccccccccccccccccataCAAAGTTGGCATTCAGGAGTGACGAAGGCAGCTAAGCTCGCTCATTCTCACCATCGCCATCTTGTCGAAGAGGAAAAAATACGCGGAGAGGGCCTAAAGACGTTTCTGGAGGGCGTGCCTGCAGAGAAACACGTTGGACGCAATAGCAGAAAAGGACAAGTGGACTacagacgaggaaggagaatGGTGGCGGCGAGGCAACGAGCCCGCGAGGGGGAAACTGTGGAAACATGCGAGTCTCACCGCGTCACGGATGCTGGGAAAAAAGAACAGGCAGGACGTTAGGATCCATAGAAGGTgaacagaggagacaggaaaacgccgaggcggctcagacgaagagacaaaCACAGAAACAAAGAAAGAAATACAACCCCCCCACACTCGCAGAGAAGCAAACCACAGACGCCGCTCAGCTGACGCCCTCGAGAGGACACTTGACGATCTGGAGCACATCAGCAGCACCAGAGAGAGCTTGGATGGGTACACGAAGACCTCAACCTCTAACCCGGAGTCGAAcccgcgcgaagagcgggAGACCGCCCCCAACCCGCCACAAGCACGCGGGGGAGGAACATCGAATATGTCACATGCGGAATGTCAcaggagagacgacgaaggcgccgtcTCGCTGTCGTTGAGTTTCGAATGCGCCGCGCATCCGCAGCAGATGAGCCTTCGGCACTGCCGGACCGCTGTCCTTTTATGCCTCCGGCAGAGAAGACGGGGATCAATTTCTTGCAGGATCGTCCGTCCGCTCGGCGATGGATGTTTTTTTCTGTCGGCTACGTCAGCTGGGCTTCTCAATTCCGACAGCACCGCCGAAGCAGGCGTCTAgagagcagagacgccgTAACACGGCCAGAAGTCCGCAAAAACAAGCTCGGCACTCGATAAATGTGCGGAGGGACGAATTTCCCCGCAAAGGGGGAGAGAACGCTGCGCCCGTCGGAGTACCTGGAGGAAACGCGTCGAtggcggagacagccggccgcgcgagtcgcAGATAGTGTCGCGGTTTGTCGCGGCAAGTCCTTAAAAGAGTCACGGGGTGTCGTCCTTCTCATAGACGCAAAAGAGGGAAACAATCCAGCTGAACAAACGAACCGGCGAGATAATGTCACAAAAGCGATGGGAGCTCTGCCGACAACACACACGTGCACAGCGAGCAGTCTGGCAAGGGTTTTCAGCTACTTGAGCGAGACCGCTCTTCAAGGAAGGCTTGGGGGAAAGCTCCACGACGGGGTACGAAAAGCCGTTGTGTCCTGTTCCCTACTTTCCAGGATATCACCTTTCGAGAACTCCACGGATCTCCAAAAACGTCTCCCGGGCGCGAATCCTCTCTGCAGATGGCTGCGCATGCCCAACAACGCTAAGGCCGGCGgcacagagaggcgcagcttgcagccgccagcagccgATCGTTCGAAAAGAGATTTGCgagttgcatgcgcagcgcggcaCCGATTCGCACAACTCCGTTTTTCCTGCTTTGCAGACTTACCGCCGAATCGACGCCACCTTTCAAAAATAGCTGTTCACTCTACGTACGCATACGACTCCTAGGCTGTCGAAGCCGAATCGACTCTTCGTCTGCACGAACAGCGGCGTGGAACGCGGAAGCCACGACAGGAACGGTGACTGGCGAGCGCCAAGGAGGTAGGGTCTGCGGCCGTCGACTTTGCTGGCTCAACTGCGTGTGCTTCAATGCGAAAGCGTATGCTTGCCTTTCCAGCGAAATGATGGCAAAGAGCTGCTGCGAAGAACTTAAAGCTGTCGGGGTTTCCGCGTGCAAAGCGTGTGGCGGGAAAGAAGCCTGCCGCCACCGCCTCTTTTGAGATCGACAGACTTCGTCCTGAACGGGCGGAGCGGTGGCGGCTCACGGGAGAAGCAGGAACGCTAGGGTGAATTTAGGTCAAACTGGCGCATCTCACGAGGCGTGTGCGCAGCCGACGAGCTCAATAGATGCCCTCTTAGAGGGACACACAGCCTCAGGTTACGTAGCTCGGGATTGATTCAGCTGGCGTTGCACTCTGTCTGTACATAGATCAACAGCCGCCAGGGGGCTGCGAGAGCGTGGAACAGCGTACTGACAAGAAAGACAGCCCCGTTGAATTGCCGCTTCTGCAAGAAAGCTGTGACCGCCAGAAACGCCGCAGCGGGGGAGAGCTACGCCACTAGCTGACCTTAGTTCCTCCTGTGTGAAGGCACCATGCATGAGGTTGCATCTTCCTCTTACTGGTTTTTTGGTAGTCGCCCCCCTCAACCAACCAAAAGGCTGTACGGAAGTCAACCTAAATCAAAATCTCGTGCTTCGATTTCCAGCTGAAGCTGCGACAAACTACCGCCAAACTACCAAACAGCTTTGCGAAACCGCCTTTTTCAGAGTGAGGTAACCCTGAAAAGAGAAGGATACAGTAGCCTGTGGGAACTACATGGCTTCACTCGCAAACGCCGACGGAGGCATTTACGAGTTGCTTTCCGACACAACGTGAAGCCTCTTGTTGAAAAACACTTATTCACCACGTATAGCATTTCCACCCCAAAACGCCTCCCCGAAGACAGCGCGAATGCCGGCCGCGCCAGCACAAGAAAAGAACAAACCAACACTCCACAAAGAAGTTAAACAGCTCGAGTGAGACTGGCGAGACTATGCTGAGATTCCGGAGCCGCCACAAGGAGCGCAAGACAATGGGCACTGCGTGAAACTACAAAACTCATGTCCAACGAGCCCCACTGTACGCGACTCAGCCGAGAAACAGCAGCTCAAAGGACTGCAAAGACAGCAGAAATCGACAGTTCATCGCCGTTTCCCCCCAGGATTCGTTCCGTCGTCCTCCCTCTTCGCTCACGCAGCTTCCGCGACCGGTTGAACTTGAGGCTCGGAACTAATCAAAATCGACTGGGGCATTCAGAAATGAGTGTAGGTGGTGACCGTCGTCTCTGCAGTGAAACAAAAAGAGCAAGGCACAGTAACGGTTTCCACCCTACACGCATGATGGCGTGCTGCAtctggccgccgcgccgcagaaagtGCTGGATTTGTGGAGGACACGGCCGTCGCTCCCTCGCCAGGTCTGCGTGATCTTTTGACCGCAAATGCCGAAGACGGCACGACTTCCCGCCTGTCTGCACACGGGTAGAGATGCAGTTggctatctatctacctgcgcgcatgcactccGACGGCTTCACGCATATTCGCATCCCCATCAGCCTGGAAATCAATGCACACCCGCTTTTCGTGCAAATGTGGGTGTGGGTGATCATAGGTGGCAGTGCTGACACCTACTCGCCCATCAAATTCTTCAATTCCTTCTCCGACATGGCGGCGAGATCCGCCAGACTGGGCACCTGCGGGGGCGAACGCGACGCCAGAGAACCCATAAGGACCTGGgatgtctgtatctcataaccggagtcatcttcatTATTCTAGGAACAATAGTGTCTCTGTTGACTCAGTGTAAGTGAACCTCTCTGAAGGCTAACGGGGCTTCATCACACACCCATTTACACCACAGGGGCTGCCACAAGGCCTTCctttcccctcccccccacccccccggGTGACTCTTGTGGAAACGATCGAACGCTGAGGCGCACCGAAAACCTTCCCGTCCGCgttccttctctcgccgcggctcgcggagTCCACAGACCGCGAAAACGAGAGGTGAGAGCCTCACCCGCGAGACAATGAGATTGATGTTTTTGCTAGTCACGcccggcaggcggcggagaaagtCGACCGCTGCAGAGTTTGTCGCCGCTGAGGCCGGGCGAAGCGCGGGAGAggtctcgccgctcgcgaggcTGGTCTGACTGCGGCTGTGGTTccccgcagagacagccacgagggccttctcggcggaggccgcgcctttttttccgccgTCGAATGACGACGCAGGACAGAAAGCCAGCTGCCTCTGTCGGCCTCTTGCGTAGCCTTTTTTCTCAGATCCTGTCCTCACCTCGCGCAACCCCGCGGAGGCTCGACCTTTCGCACCGCCCCGGTCTAAATGTCCCCGGACAAGCTGCAGCTGGctgccggcagcagcgagactGCCGAGCTTGCTTTCACTTTCCCCCTTGCTCGACGCCTCGCTGGTCGTGGCTGCCAAAGCGGAAGCCGACGCGCCCTCCTggggcgtcgctgcggaatcgccgcgcctcggcgggctgcccgcgcgcgcgccgtcggtATCTTCATCCTCGTCCAGCAGCGAAAtcgtctcgcgcagctcgaaggcgtctgcggcgagctTGTCGTCCTCGTTTTTCGCGCTCGACAACTTCGCCTTGCTGCCCAGCATCGCAAAGGTGCTCTGAAAGGACGTGTGTGGGCGCATCTTcagggcgcgccgcgtgtcttccgcgtcgtcgccttccacGAGGAACTCGCGGTCGATCGCCTCGATGCGACTGACGTCCGGCTGCTCGCGCCCCGTCTGGCAAACGCAAATGGGCACCCAAAACATGgcaaaaaaaacagaaaccGTGACACACCGCAGAAACCTCAAAGACCGCAAAATCGTCTCACGGTCGCCCGCTCGCTGGACTCCAAAACTCCCGCCCGCAGACCTCTGCAGGGCGACGCCACAACTCACGCAGCGACCTTCGCGATCCGGGCCCCGGCAGCTGCACGGAGcccagagagcgacgccaaACAAGAGCTCCTATTTTttagtaccattagtgaacgTAGTCCAACGCGCAGTAACTAGTCCCCAGAAAGAGCTGGTTCTTTGTACcagtgcgcatgcatgcgcagctcgAGTGCCCATCACGCAGACAAAGAGAGATCCCAGCTCGCTTTTGCTTCAGGCGCGAGACTCGCTGAGGCCACCGCCGGTCAACATCCGGCGTGGCTGCCGATGCCAGCCACGCCCCTGCCGAGGGAGGCATTTAGGACAGTATACCCTGGCTCGGCGCATGAATTTGACAAAGAGCTCCAGAGGAAGCTGGTATCCTTCTCCAGCAAGTTGATACCCACGATATGCACAGGGACCTCACTTTGAGAGCGATGAAGAGGTTTGCAGCGAAGGCCGTGTGCGGAGCCCAGATGAGTCGGAGAGCCGGGAAGTGAAGGacaagcagcagcagcctgaGTCAAGTCAACAAGCGCAGCGCTGAAGCCAGGCAAAGTCGACTAGCTCCGTGAAACACAGTTTGCACTGCCACCGCAGAGCCGGAGAGGGACGCGATGAATACGAAACCTCGCTTTTTGGTCTTTATTCGATCGCGTGACGCCGGGGGGGggtgaggggggggagggagagtccttggccttcctccgcgaccCGCCGGCCGGCTCCCCTCCACACACAGACGGCCCCCCCCGACTACTCCGcgcccctcccctccctgAGAAGCTGTATCTCGTCGGTCGATTTCTTCGCAGTTTAAAAGAtgtctgcctcgcttcctgcgcGTGTCCTGCCGCCGGCAACCCCAGGGACTCCTCCCCGCTCGACACAcaccgcgcatgcgctcccCTACATctgtcgctgcagctgctgcacgcgGTGCGCCAGGCCTCACTTGTGAagcagcgagcagcagccgaTCGCAGTGTTCcccagcgcccgcagactcTCGGCCTCAAGCGGCAATCCAGGATACCCCACGAGCGAGAAAGGCCGCCCGCGCTCAAACTCAATCAACAGAGTCGGACACCGGTAGTAGCGgcacagcagctgcgcctgagcaaggcagaaagaagagaaagaagagatgGACGCCGACGAGCGCAGCATCAagtcgccgcagagagaaagcgagagaggcgcgacgacgcaggcctTGCAGCCCAGTGGAGAAGCATCGGCGAaacacgcggccgcggcagcagagcgaCGCCCAGATTGACGTGGCtccgcgaagaggcgaagggagACACGCGGCACGATAAGACGTTACACGCGCCCGGGATGGACGTAGGGGAGCACGCAGAAATGAAAAAAACGCGCTAACGCATGGAAATGCGCGTTCGTGTTCACACCTCATCTATCCCCTACGCGTGTGGGATCTCCAAGCGAGTCTGCATTTTCTCTGGAatgagaagaagacgcaaggGACGTGCCTCTCAGCGCTTGTGCGGCAAACACAAGGCCTCGCCCCTCCAGCACACGTTGATACGACAAGAAAACCGCAAAAGGTTGAGTTTTCTGCTTACACTTTCGAGATGTTTTTTTAAAGGACAGAGACGCACCTGCTGGTACAGTCGCCCCGAAAGCAGCGACTGCCACAAATCAAAAATCGCTTTCCTCTCTACGCAGATTTCTCTGAACCCAGAAGCCCAGAAACGCAACTGAGACACACTGCCACGAATGATCCTGAAGAGTTTTGGGCAACTACATATGTGCAGCACTACACTTGAAATATACGTACTCACATTCATATATCCATAaatatacgtacatacagatatatgCGGATATATGTGAATACGCATccatatacacgtatatatatatatatatatatatttatgtaggGGGGAGGGCGTACCCGTATGAACGAATCGCCTACGTAGGCCCCAGGCGGAAgcccctgcctctctgcttgACTAGCTGCGCTCATATGCGCTCAATCTGCCTCACTGTCTGTGCGTCGCGTCaatctccgcgcgccgctacACGCAAGTATAAAgacatttatatatacaaTTTAGActacacgtatatatgtacatatagATAAGTATATGTTTTGCAGCTGCTCTTCTGGTGTTTCTTTATAGCTGTGCGCTTCGCCCCGTCAGCGTTTTACGACAGCTGGCGTGTCACTCAGGCCGTACCTCGTGAGCACGTAGTCGCCAACTCCGAAGGTGAGCGGCACCACGCGCAGACGCTTGCAGAAGAGTTCGAATGGAAGCGACGAGCGCATTTCGCGCATGTCCACGACGACCTTGGGCTGAAGAAGCTccaaggcagcggcggacaCGAGTCtatctccttcgccgcgcccgccgctggcctgcgccggcctgtctcccccgccgccgggctttgttgcgtcgccttcggcgccccTCCGCTTCAACTCCTTCTCGAGCTGCTGCCTGAGAAACGcatcgcggcctccgcctctgcgcgaggagTCGAGCCCCTGGCTGCCGACCCCCATCGCGCCCAACTGCTGCTTCCACTGAAGCCCAATCGCggcggtctccgcggtcgtGAGGCCTCGCCCGAAGAGCGGGTGCGGGCGACACGCCGGCGAGAGCCACTCCCCctcgggcggaggcgccgcttcagcggaggcctcgtcgcagcctcccccgtgccgcttcgcgtccgccgcctgcgacgcgagaagcgcccGCTCGTCTtcacgccgcgcggcgagaagcgcatCCCACTCcgaggacggagacagcgaaggcgggaGAGGTGTCGCAGCTAGCAGGTCATCGAGTGGAACGAGGAGGTGCTGTTTCTGCTGAAAAAGCATCCGCCAGGCGGTCTTCTCCACCTGAATGTTGGACAGATACTGCTGAAGCTCCACGGACTGTTGCAGCACCAACACAAACACGCGCAGATCACCGCCGGAGAATACATACGGCGGGAACGCCGACAAGAGggcgtccgcgcggccttccgacggcggcgcagacgaggccgcgccgccgcacgcgcgggaaggcgactttgcggcagcgcaggcgagtgGTGAAGCCGAGGCTCCGCTCGTGAACGagaacgaagaggacgcagcgggCCTGCGATGCACGGCAAGCGTTTGCACATCGTCGTCGCTCAGAACTTCCGCTGGTCTCTCTTCTGGGGCTTGGGCGCGGGTCTCCGTCTTGGGCTGTGGGTCTGTGGGGTGCGCCCCGGCCTTCGCTTCccccgcgccctgcgctgtcgctgcgccctGCGCTATCGCTGCGCcctgcgctgtcgctgcgccctgcgctgtcgctgcgccctgcgctgtcgctgcgccctgcgctgtcgctgcgccctGTGGCGCCCTTTCTGCttccagccgcgcgaggccccgcgcctcctcgaggagGCCGTGGAGCGAccggcgctcggcgcagaAGACCTCGACTTCGCGGACGAGCGACGGCTGGGGATCCACGAGAACTACCGCGTGCGGAAGAATATCCCGCAGCGCGTACGCcacggcgccgacgcccgcgctTGCGCTCACGATGAACGGCGTCGGGCGAATTCTGCAAACGTGAGCCACTCcagggagagcgaggcagacaTCCTTCAGATGCACAACGCGGGTCACGCATCTGCCCCTTACACACGCCTTGAAAGACACcagaaacgaagaaaaaaacgacaGCCACGCACGGGGTCGACACCCGACAGGAGGAGGCCTTTGACGTGgaagcgccgacgcggagacacgaGAAGTCGGCGCCCTCTAGCGACGAAACGACGGGCTCTTCATCAGATTGAGTTCTCATGCGGCGACCAGACCAGCCCCCCAACCGAGCACATATCCCGCATCCTACCTGGGCAAATGCGCACGAAACGTTGTACATATACGCGTCTACATGTAAAatttgcatatatacatttataatgtgcacatatatgtatactatgcacatatatgtataggtgTGCACATATATAACGCCAGAGGGTATAGGCGAGTGTGTGTTATAGGTGTGAGTACACGAGGTGAAGACACAGTCCTCCTACAGCACGCCGGCTCGCGAGTCTTACCGAAGTTTCCGCGTTCGTCTCGCGACGTTTTTTCGCATGACGCGGTCGGTGAGCAGTTGGTCTTCCATCGCCTGCGCCCAGGAGACCGACGGCGAgcttttcgcttcttcttctcgcagcgcgagccgcagcagatgcgccgtctcgctcagccgccccccgccgcggccgtcccTGTCcctctcgcggtcgccgggCGAGGGGCGAACGCGCGCCACGCCTCGAGAGAAAAGCGGAAGaaaggctgcggcgagggcggaggacggaggtgcggcagccgcaggcgcgccgggaCCCGTCGCGGCACCGGACGccaaagaagaagaggaagacgaaaaagaagaggaagatgaagagggagaagaagaggagaagagatgctgacgcagcgaagagaggaggaggcggcgggagccCAGCAtgaagagaagacgcagctgacgatgcgtcgcctcgtcctcgacAAGAAATAAAATCCGGTAGCGCGGCCGAAACGGCGCGAAGGCAGCCGACCCCGTagaggggggagaggaggccggcgacgcgaggcagggagaagaaaaggcgacAGACGACAAGGCGGAATCAGCCTTCACCGCCCTGCCCTTGCAGCCCGCGTCGTCACTCCCATCTGAGTCGTTTTCCGCGTCTGGGTCATCGGGCACcacttcgccgtcgtcagACTCGGCTCTCGAGCCTGCGTCGGGCTCGCCCCCCAAGACCagcttccgcctccgcatgcgctcgccatcgtcgtcctccatcgcgtcgccttccgccccaccacccgccgctgccgagcTCTCCAGGGCCTCGCTCGAAAGCGGCGCCCCGCCCACGccaggcgaagagagagaagacgacaaaAAAGACGTCGAACtagaggaaaaagaagagaaacgaTCAGAAaaggaaggagaaaaacaacaagaggaagaagacgctggGGACGGAAGAGAAGTGAGACCTGGCGTCGCCGGGGCTTCgtttctccgcggcctcttggCGCTCCGCGGTTCCACGTCCTCGAT from Besnoitia besnoiti strain Bb-Ger1 chromosome X, whole genome shotgun sequence encodes the following:
- a CDS encoding hypothetical protein (encoded by transcript BESB_017590), whose protein sequence is MAKPELAPARASAVNKEVAESGPEASRASNPSPSRPSASRFSAESADSVFPSLAYKEEVVDVLMREDALAVLAKGLDVHGVLLLLLRRLQCRRRPRRTSSREHANNSDGRAPAADGSVGAASERSSGVRTPGDAGRATLGARSSQDAVGSLASPKLIFVLNVSQEECELLQLRQLQLEQQLAERARLRQLIREQRLRQSEQPGGGASAVSDAPAPAGVAASPVSPSSGAASSASFSALPRPLLLRYVGSGTGASCEGSMTWAQREKLYAKGGCFSVSSRVMVGDLLSGKLPPEVIDCIVVMHADTVCRGFSEAFIVRLYRQRNRLGGLKAICDNPSAFFSSSLSRKYNISIFGLLERTMKQLWLQRVHLFPRDAPVVQRSLEAASQPESLEVLLRPSTATLEIQQAITLLLQSGLDFLKRIRALNLDNLYDARSLILGGRAAVAERAAELLQQLAASKEEGAGPEGSGGPGAPRESGAGGPGAAGGRAPAPGASAPSLAEGGEGSANTFVASVKESAEALWHKLDGKTRQFVADLSVLRNLLWRLYRLDAVAFFSLLESLKASKVLDAGWTCTTEMHILFNRAQSRVFSLKRVPHSEALGSPSKLAKPRGGERAAASSLKSEGEAAEGDADVVCVGVASEAEDAQTSAVVGRAATQPRGEGNSDRCEPVGASCGAPAKREPTGGHEASVSSLAVSAGCAATAFSRSPACSLTAPLTAAASREALWVKKAVLVHEPNAKWEWLVRFLWHCTVSDELYEKLLREQRPRDGASGAEGGGAAQAVSAAAGEASALGNKRARGEAESSDAAGGAAGGDEETGESRASGEGRREEERFLAIEDVEPRSAKRPRRNEAPATPGLTSLPSPASSSSCCFSPSFSDRFSSFSSSSTSFLSSSLSSPGVGGAPLSSEALESSAAAGGGAEGDAMEDDDGERMRRRKLVLGGEPDAGSRAESDDGEVVPDDPDAENDSDGSDDAGCKGRAVKADSALSSVAFSSPCLASPASSPPSTGSAAFAPFRPRYRILFLVEDEATHRQLRLLFMLGSRRLLLSSLRQHLFSSSSPSSSSSSFSSSSSSLASGAATGPGAPAAAAPPSSALAAAFLPLFSRGVARVRPSPGDRERDRDGRGGGRLSETAHLLRLALREEEAKSSPSVSWAQAMEDQLLTDRVMRKNVARRTRKLRIRPTPFIVSASAGVGAVAYALRDILPHAVVLVDPQPSLVREVEVFCAERRSLHGLLEEARGLARLEAERAPQGAATAQGAATAQGAATAQGAATAQGAAIAQGAATAQGAGEAKAGAHPTDPQPKTETRAQAPEERPAEVLSDDDVQTLAVHRRPAASSSFSFTSGASASPLACAAAKSPSRACGGAASSAPPSEGRADALLSAFPPYVFSGGDLRVFVLVLQQSVELQQYLSNIQVEKTAWRMLFQQKQHLLVPLDDLLAATPLPPSLSPSSEWDALLAARREDERALLASQAADAKRHGGGCDEASAEAAPPPEGEWLSPACRPHPLFGRGLTTAETAAIGLQWKQQLGAMGVGSQGLDSSRRGGGRDAFLRQQLEKELKRRGAEGDATKPGGGGDRPAQASGGRGEGDRLVSAAALELLQPKVVVDMREMRSSLPFELFCKRLRVVPLTFGVGDYVLTREICVERKAIFDLWQSLLSGRLYQQAQLLCRYYRCPTLLIEFERGRPFSLVGYPGLPLEAESLRALGNTAIGCCSLLHKLLLLVLHFPALRLIWAPHTAFAANLFIALKTGREQPDVSRIEAIDREFLVEGDDAEDTRRALKMRPHTSFQSTFAMLGSKAKLSSAKNEDDKLAADAFELRETISLLDEDEDTDGARAGSPPRRGDSAATPQEGASASALAATTSEASSKGESESKLGSLAAAGSQLQLVRGHLDRGGAKGRASAGLREVRTGSEKKGYARGRQRQLAFCPASSFDGGKKGAASAEKALVAVSAGNHSRSQTSLASGETSPALRPASAATNSAAVDFLRRLPGVTSKNINLIVSRVPSLADLAAMSEKELKNLMGE
- a CDS encoding putative vacuolar atp synthase subunit e (encoded by transcript BESB_017580), with the translated sequence MQRIVQSTLSALQMNRRLSGFSSQDDAEAQRQIQQMVKFILNEARDKAQEIEARSLEDFNIEKLKLVQQMKDKIRQEYEKKAKKLETQRAIDRSTAVNKARLRRIAAQDQVLSEVYNQALSQLSTVSQDSGKYQKLLEDLIVQGLLRLLESEVIVRCREMDKGLVEAVIPNAMKRYSEIMRDEAGINKSVKVTLDKSGRYLPPPPSTDNAGMSCCGGVVLMTRDGRISCDNTFDARLRMVIIECAPTIRTTLFPNQH